In the Parashewanella tropica genome, AACCTTGCCCTTTGTGGTAGGCAAGAATTTATTTAGAAAATAAAAAAGGCAGCTAATCAGCTGCCTTTATTCGCATATAGAAATGATTTACATGCTTTGTGGGTTTGCAATCCAGTTATCTACTTTTTGCTCTAGTACGTCTAATGGTAATGGGCCATTTTTCAGAATTAGAGTGTGGAAGTCACGGATATCAAACTTATCACCCATTTGCTTTTCAGCTTTGGCTCGTAGCTGTTGGATTTTGATCATACCAATCTTGTAAGCCGTTGCTTGTGAAGGCATTACGATGTGACGTTCAACCATTTTAACTGCATCAGATACTGCGTTTGGTGTGTTGTCTGTGTAATACTTAATGCCTTGTTCACGAGTCCACTTCTTCTCGTGAATACCAGTATCAACCACTAAGCGACATGCACGCCATAGTTCCATAGCTAAACGACCGAAATCAGAATATGGATCTTTGTATAAGCCCATTTCTTTAGGGAAGTATTCAGTATAAAGTCCCCAGCCTTCTACATAAGCAGTATAGCGACCATATTTACGGAATTTTGGAATGCCTTCTAGCTCTTGAGAAATGGCAATCTGCATGTGGTGACCCGGTAGACCTTCATGGTAAGCCAAAGCTTCCATTTGATACTTAGGCATTGCCTTCATATCGTATAAGTTTGCGTAGTACATACCTGGGCGAGAGCCGTCCGGCGCAGGTTGCTGGTAGAAAGCTTTACCCGCTGATTTTTCACGGAAAGCTTCTACACGCTGAACGATCAAAGGTGCTTTAGGTTTGATTTTGAACACTTCATCTAAGCGAGACTGCATGTTGTCAATCATTGCCGTTGCTTCTTTTAAGTAAGCTTGGCGACCTTCTTTGGTGTCTGGGTAATAGAACTGCTCATCATCACGCATGAACTTGAAGAATTCTTGCAATGAGCCTTTAAAACCTACTTTCTTCATAATGGCGCGCATTTCGTTATGAATACGAGCGACTTCTTTTAGACCAAGCTTGTGGATTTGCTCAGCTGTCATATCAGTCGTTGTAGTACGAGCAAGAGCGTTGTTGTAGAAGGTCTCACCGTTTGGTAGTTTCCACGCACCGTCACGAGTGTCCGCTTTTGCTTGTAGGTTCTTCGCGTATGCAATGAATTGCTTATAAGCTGGACCAATACTGTTAATCAGTGCTTTTTTAGCATTGCCAATAAGCTGGTCTTTTTCTGCTTGGCTGATTTCGAGCTTGTTCACTTTACGTTTAAAGTCAGCCAACAGTACGCTGTCTTCACCTTTAGTGAAAGGCGCGCCTTTAATGATGTTTTTGCTGTCAGAAATCACGTAGTTGAACACGAACTTAGGGGCAATAATACCTTTGTCAGCACGGATAGTCAGTGCGTCTTCTAATTGCTCGAAACGCGCTTTAACGCCGTTTAAGCGGCTGATGTAGGCATTTGCATCATCAACATTATCAATACGGTGTTGATTGATTAAGAATGATGGAGTTGTAGAGTGAACACCGTACATTTGGTTCACTGGGTAGGTGTGATAACGCCACTGATAGTCTGCGATGTCTTGTTCTAAGCTTTGCTTAAGCAAGTCATAGCTCAGTTTGGTTTGGGTATCCAGCTTTGCGTAATCAATGTTATCAAGTTTTTTTAGATTACGTTTCGTGCGAGCCAGATCTTCAGCGTATGATTTGTCACTTAAATCGTCCCACTTATCGTAGTCTTTTTTGATACCTAAATAAGTTTGGCCAACTGGACTAGCCATGACGGATTCCATAAACATGTCGTCAAACAGTTTATTGGCTTTTTCTGATTCAGATTGTTTTGTTACAACGCTTGCCGCTGATTCAGGAGCAGGAGTTGTGTTACAGCCTGTGAGTAGAAGTGAAAGAGACACAGCTACAGCACTTAATGATGTTTTTATAGACATGACAAAAACCAAAGTAAGTTACGAAAAGTGTGATTTTAATCAAGTTATAAATTCAATAACAGTTGCGAGTGTTAGCAAATGTTTCAATTGTGATTCAGTGGTCGAATCTTGACCAAGGTAGGAGGTTGAATTAGATTGGTAGAACTATTCTAAGGAGTGAGTAGCGATGAAAACGATTGAACAACATCTTTCTAATTATAAAAGCGTTCACTTAAATACCAATAATATCATCACTCATTTTATTGGTATTCCCACCATTATATGGTCAATCATGGTTTGGTTAAGTTTCTTTAGATTTTCTCTTGGTGCGGGATATGAAATTTCTGCGGCCATGATTTTGGCTATAGTAGTGATGGCTTATTATTTTTACCTCAATGTAAAGTTAGCTATAGGGATGTTGGTGTTGTTTGGCCCTCTGCTTTGGCTGGCAAATAGTATCTCAGTCATTAATGAAAGTGGTTGGGTGGCGTTAGTGGTTTTTGTTATTGGTTGGATTTTACAGTTTTTAGGTCATAAGTTTGAAGGGATGAAACCAGCGTTTATTGATGATCTTAGCCAGCTTTTTATCGGTCCTTTATTTCTTGTTGCAGAGATTTACTTTTCCGTTGGCTGGCTGAAGGAATTGAATCAAGAGGTGGTAGAGCAAGCGATAGAAAAGCGCATGAAATTAGATGCACTTAAGGTACAAGGATAAAGGCAAGAAACTCATAGAATATGCATAAACTCAATTATGCATATTCTTAAGTGAAAGCCAATGCTTCTCTTAAAGCCAATTCTTTTGCTAACGCTTTTTCTGCTAAAGTTTCTTTTGCTAATAGCGTAGTTTCTTCTGCTGTCTGCTCTAGGTATTCCTCTATGGGAGAAACGCCTTCTTTCAGTTCGACAACCATAGGTAGTTTTGTAACTTTTTCAGCAAGGTCTTTATCTTTACGGCTTACCTTTGCCTCATATGTATCACTTTTCCAAAATGCATTTAGTGAACCTGGTTTTGGAGTTGGGAGTTCATCCCTAGCGTACCCTTTACGAATTTGATACTCACGATTTTTTGCTTGAACACTAACAGATTGCTCTGAACTTGATCGCTTATGAGTACCTGATTGTTGTTTTTGTTGGGTAGACGCTGAACTTGGCACCACTGTACCGACTGTAAAAGCTGTTAACATAGTAAATTTCCATATTTGAAAGTGACCCTTAAAGTATGGAGGATGCTTAACCGTAATGTCCTGAATTCTAAATTAATTGTTGTTTATCAAATTGCGAGATAGTGTGCGAAATGAAAGGTGTTTAGGAATTGATATCGAAAGGGAAAAGCGGGCTAAGTGCAGCTTAGCCCAATACAATTTACTGACTTTGCTTATAAAATTGTGGCATGACTCTAACTGTTTTAATCATATTATCAGCCACTTCAATCACTTCTACAGGATATCCTGCAAGACGCAAACTGGTTCGTTCGGTAGGAATATCTTCAAGGTATTCTAAAATCAATCCATTCAACGTCTTAGGTCCATCAATTGGCATATCCCACTTCATTTCCTTATTAAGATCACGGACGTTAATGCCAGCGTCAATTAAGTAACTGCCGTCTTGCTGAGGAATGATTTCTTCACTGGGTGCTGGTAGCATTGAAGTGGTAAAGTCACCAACGATTTCTTCAAGAATATCATCTACTGTAACAAGACCTTGAATATCACCATATTCGTCTACCACTATGCCTACGCGCTCTTTATTTTGCTGGAAATTAGCAAGTTGAGTGTTGAGTGGCGTGCCTTCTGGGATGAAGTACAACTCTTTCACCGCTCGAAGTAACGAAGATTTACTGAATTGTTGCTTTGATTGCAGACGAAGCGCATCACGTAGATGGATAAAGCCTACAGCATCATCAACATTATCCCGGTAAACAAGGACACGAGTATGAGGGCTTTGAATCACCTGTTTATTGATGAGTTTAAAGTCGTCATTCATGTTGATGGCATAAATATCTGAACGAGGTACCATCACATCTTGAACTGTCATTTTTTCTAAATCTAAAATCGACAGCAGCATATCTTGGTGGCGTTGCGGAATAAGTGCGCCGGCTTCATTCACTACGGTTCTTAATTCTTCTTGGGTTAGGGCATTGGCTGATGTTTCTTTATCTGTGCCTAATGAGCGCAAGAAGAACATGGTGATCAGATTAAGTCCATAAACCAATGGCCGCATAACCACAGCGAGAACTCTTAAAATATAGCTGGATGGAAAAGCCACTTTTTCTGGATGAAGTGCAGCAAGTGTTTTTGGTGTCACTTCTGCAAAAACCAAAATAACTAATGTAAGAATACCTGTTGCGACGGCGACACCTAAGTCACCTGACATACGATGCCCAATTTCTGCGGCGATAACAGGGGCAATGATATTTACAATATTGTTACCAATAAGAATTAGACCAATCAAGCGATCAGGCTTTTCTAAAAGTTTTGCGGCTTGTTGTGCTCCACGGTTGCCACTGTCAGCTAAGTGACGAAGGCGGTAACGGTTAAGGGTCATCAGGGCGGTTTCTGAGCTTGAGAAATAAGCCGAACACATGATAAGGATTATTAAGGTAACCAGAAGGGTTCCGGTTGAGATAGCGTCCAAAAAGGGCTCCGTTAGGTGATTAAACTTAAAGTCAGCCCTTATGTATTGGGCTGAGAGGCTATCATTGTGTTAAATAGCCTCAGTGTCAACAATTTTACGAAAGTATCAGCTCTTTGACAATTCTCGCGCCAAAGTAACCAGCCGATAACAGGGTTGCACCTGTAAGCGTATAAATCACGGCGGTTTTTACTTTTACCCCAATTTGATATTGCTGCCAAAGCATCGCGATATAAACAAACCATGCGATTATCGATAGCACAGCCTTATGACCTTTACCCTCTGCGAACATATCATCTAAGAAGATAAAACCAGTAGCTAAAGCCAAACTCAGTAAAATAACGCCGATAACCACTAAGTGATAAAGCTGCTTCTCGACAGTCATTAATGGAGGAATAGCAGGACTCATGATCAGTTGTTTGCTTTTGAGCTTATGTTGGATAACGGCAAGTTGAATAGCGTATAACGCGGCAATCATTAAGGTGCTATATGCCATTAATGATAAAATGACGTGGGCAAGGACTTCAGGGTATTGCTCAAAGTGATAGATGTACTCAGGCGGTACTAACCAAAGCAATGCCACTGATATAATAGAAAAGGCATAAATAACAGGGACAACGACAATGACTTTAATTCTGATCAATACGATTGTGAAAGCAAGAGCGATGATCCAGTTAACCAAGGATATGACATTGGTTAGACTAAAATTTTGACCTTCTGCGGTAATGATGGCTTCGCTTAGCGCAGCACCATGCAATGACACCGCAAATGCTGCAACCAAAACCACTAATTTGCGATTTGGACCATCGGTATGAAATAACCGACTAGTAACTAAATAAAAAGCCCAGCAATAGAAGAAAATAGCGGCTGCAGAAAAAATAACCATTAGCGAATAACCCGTCCTGAATTGATGTCCCTAACCTAAAATGTATTCATCGGCTTCATTACTCACTCTCTTAGAAAAAATATCATCGAAAAACAGAGAGACTTATGGCAGATTTTAGGTTTTGATTGATACGGTAAAATTTAACTGTTTTTTACGATAAGAGCGAGTTTAATTTTCTATTTCTAGATAGAAATGAGAATCCTTACCACTTTTTGATCGCTCATAAATCAAAAATCTTTCACTAAGCATGTCCTTATTTCTATTCTATTGAGTATAATAGCCCCAATTTTTTAGATGGATTATAGGTAAAGCTCAAGATATGTTTGAGAATCTTAGTGACAGACTGTCCCGTACCTTGAAGAATATCAGCGGCCGTGGTCGTCTGACAGAAGACAATATTAAAGAAACACTACGTGAAGTACGTATGGCTTTATTAGAAGCCGATGTTGCTTTGCCAGTAGTTCGCGAGTTTGTAAAAAGTGTAAAAGAGCGTGCGGTAGGTCAAGAAGTTGCTAAGAGCCTTACCCCAGGTCAAGTTTTCGTTAAAATCGTTCAAGGTGAGCTTGAAAAGGCCATGGGTGAGTCTAACGAAGCATTAGATTTATCAGCTCAGCCGCCAGCAGTTGTGATGATGGCGGGCTTACAAGGTGCGGGTAAAACCACTTCGGTAGCCAAGCTTTCTAAACTATTAAAAGAGCGCCATAAGAAATCAGTATTGGTCGTAAGTGCTGACGTATACCGTCCAGCGGCTATTAAACAGCTTGAAACCCTTGCTAATGAAGTTGATGTACAGTTTTTCCCATCTGACATCAGCCAAAAGCCAATTGACATCGCCAATGCCGCAATTGCTCACGCCAAATTAAAGTTCATTGATGTGGTTATTGTGGATACCGCAGGTCGTCTTCACGTAGATGACGCCATGATGGATGAAATTAAAGAGCTGCACGCCAGTATCAATCCTGTAGAAACCTTATTTACGGTTGATGCAATGACTGGTCAAGATGCGGCGAATACCGCTAAAGCCTTTAATGAAGCACTGCCGCTGACCGGTGTTGTATTAACTAAGGTTGATGGTGATGCGCGTGGTGGTGCCGCACTTTCGATTCGTCACATTACCGGTAAGCCAATTAAGTTCTTGGGTGTGGGTGAAAAAACTGATGCTCTTGAGCCATTCCACCCAGATCGTGTGGCTTCTCGTATTCTTGGTATGGGCGATGTGCTTTCTCTCGTTGAAGAGATTGAGCGTGGCGTAGATAAAGAAAAAGCCATGAAGCTGGCTTCGAAAGTGAAGAAAGGTGGTAAATTCGACCTTGAAGACTTCCGTGAACAATTAGCGCAAATGAAGAATATGGGCGGCATGATGAACATGATTGAAAAGCTGCCGGGCGTTGGGCAACTACCGCCAGAAGCGTTAGCGCAAGTTCAAGATGGTAAGCTGACGAATCAAATGGAAGCCATCATCAATTCGATGACCAAAGCAGAACGTGCTCGCCCTGATTTAATTAAAGGTTCACGAAAGCGCCGTATTGCCGCTGGTTCGGGAACTCAAATTCAAGACGTCAACAAACTGCTTAAGCAATTTACTCAAATGCAAAAGATGATGAAGAAGATGTCATCAAAAGGCGGCATGGCGAAAATGATGCGTGGTATGCAAGGTATGATGCCGCCAGGCATGAAGATGCCGGGTAGATAAGATCACACATAAATGATCATTCACTGCAAAATTTAACCAATTTAGTTGCCTTTTTTTAAAAGTCAGGTAAAATTTTGCGGCTTTCTTTTCTGGAACTCTATGCGAACACAGGGTTCCAGTTTTATTTTTTACCGAAAGGTAAATCGTTAGAGGATTTATAACGCATGGTTACCATTCGTTTAGCTCGTGGTGGCGCTAAGAAGCGTCCATTTTACAACATCGTAGTTACGGACAGCCGTAACGCTCGTGACGGTCGTTTCATCGAACGTTTAGGTTTCTTCAACCCTTTAGCTAAAGGTCAAGAAGAGACTCTACGTGTAGATCTAGACCGTGTTGAACACTGGGTTGGTACTGGTGCTCAACTAAGCGATCGTGTTGCAAAACTGATCAAAGACGCTCGTAAAGCAGCTGCTTAATAGCGTTAAGGTATAAATTGATGAGCAGTAACCAACAACCAGTTGTACTTGGTAAAATTGGCGCCAGTCATGGCGTTAAGGGTTGGATGAAAATCACGGCTTATACCGACTCTGTTAAAGGTATTTTTGATTACTCACCTTGGCTGCTTAAAGAAAACGGTCAATGGCGAGAGGTAAAGGTTACTGACTGGCGCCAGCAAGGCAAAGCGGTGATTGCTTCAATAGAAGGAATTGAAAACCGTGAGCAAGCTCAATTACTCACTCATTGTGAAATTGGGGTGATGCCAGATGAAATGCAACAATTGCCGGAAGGCGAGTTCTATTGGAAAGATCTAATAGGTTGCGAAGTAATTAATACCAAAGGCTACAACATGGGCAAAGTTGAGCAGTTACTTGAAACTGGTTCCAACGATGTACTTATGGTGAAAGCCAATATCAAAGATGCGTTTGGCAAAAAGGAACGTTTGATTCCTTTTGTCACAGAGCAATTCATCCTTGAGGTGAAATTGCCTGAGAAACAAATTTTAGTGGATTGGGAGCCGGACTTCTAAGCATGTGGCTAGGGATCATCACTCTGTTTCCAGAGATGTTTCGCGCGGTTACAGACTTCGGAGTTACTGGACGAGCCGTTAAAAGCGGCTTATTAGAGGTGCAATTGTGGAATCCTCGTGATTTCACCCATGATAAACATCGCACTGTGGATGACCGACCTTTTGGTGGTGGCCCGGGGATGTTAATGATGGTGCAACCTTTAAGAGATGCCATTCATGCAGCTAAAGCCGCTGCGGGTGAAGGCGCGAAAGTGATCTATCTGTCCCCTCAAGGGCGCAAGCTCACCCAAAATGGGGTTGAGGAATTGGCAGAAAATCAAAAGCTGATTTTAGTGTGTGGTCGGTACGAGGGTATTGATGAACGCATTATTCAGCAAGAAGTGGATGAAGAGTGGTCAATTGGTGATTATGTGCTTTCGGGCGGTGAATTACCAGCGATGACTTTGATTGATTCAGTATCGAGATTGGTTCCTGGTGTACTAGGAAAGCAAGCCTCAGCCGAGCAAGACTCGTTCTCTGACGGATTACTGGATTGTCCTCACTATACGCGACCTGAAACCTTGGATGGTGTTGGTGTCCCAAAAGTTTTGCTAAGTGGCAACCACAAAAATATTGAACGCTGGCGTCATCAGCAAAGTTTGTTAAGAACTTTACAAAGACGACCAGAACTATTTGAAAAACTAGCTCTGACTGACCATCAAATGGCGCTTTTGTCTGAAGTAACGAGTAAGACAGAAAACAAATAGCCTAGGCTTCAGTTAATACTAGGACGGAGTAATAAATGAACAATATCATTAAAATGCTCAACGATGAGCAAATGAAAACTGA is a window encoding:
- a CDS encoding DUF885 domain-containing protein — translated: MSIKTSLSAVAVSLSLLLTGCNTTPAPESAASVVTKQSESEKANKLFDDMFMESVMASPVGQTYLGIKKDYDKWDDLSDKSYAEDLARTKRNLKKLDNIDYAKLDTQTKLSYDLLKQSLEQDIADYQWRYHTYPVNQMYGVHSTTPSFLINQHRIDNVDDANAYISRLNGVKARFEQLEDALTIRADKGIIAPKFVFNYVISDSKNIIKGAPFTKGEDSVLLADFKRKVNKLEISQAEKDQLIGNAKKALINSIGPAYKQFIAYAKNLQAKADTRDGAWKLPNGETFYNNALARTTTTDMTAEQIHKLGLKEVARIHNEMRAIMKKVGFKGSLQEFFKFMRDDEQFYYPDTKEGRQAYLKEATAMIDNMQSRLDEVFKIKPKAPLIVQRVEAFREKSAGKAFYQQPAPDGSRPGMYYANLYDMKAMPKYQMEALAYHEGLPGHHMQIAISQELEGIPKFRKYGRYTAYVEGWGLYTEYFPKEMGLYKDPYSDFGRLAMELWRACRLVVDTGIHEKKWTREQGIKYYTDNTPNAVSDAVKMVERHIVMPSQATAYKIGMIKIQQLRAKAEKQMGDKFDIRDFHTLILKNGPLPLDVLEQKVDNWIANPQSM
- a CDS encoding DUF962 domain-containing protein, which translates into the protein MKTIEQHLSNYKSVHLNTNNIITHFIGIPTIIWSIMVWLSFFRFSLGAGYEISAAMILAIVVMAYYFYLNVKLAIGMLVLFGPLLWLANSISVINESGWVALVVFVIGWILQFLGHKFEGMKPAFIDDLSQLFIGPLFLVAEIYFSVGWLKELNQEVVEQAIEKRMKLDALKVQG
- a CDS encoding HlyC/CorC family transporter, yielding MDAISTGTLLVTLIILIMCSAYFSSSETALMTLNRYRLRHLADSGNRGAQQAAKLLEKPDRLIGLILIGNNIVNIIAPVIAAEIGHRMSGDLGVAVATGILTLVILVFAEVTPKTLAALHPEKVAFPSSYILRVLAVVMRPLVYGLNLITMFFLRSLGTDKETSANALTQEELRTVVNEAGALIPQRHQDMLLSILDLEKMTVQDVMVPRSDIYAINMNDDFKLINKQVIQSPHTRVLVYRDNVDDAVGFIHLRDALRLQSKQQFSKSSLLRAVKELYFIPEGTPLNTQLANFQQNKERVGIVVDEYGDIQGLVTVDDILEEIVGDFTTSMLPAPSEEIIPQQDGSYLIDAGINVRDLNKEMKWDMPIDGPKTLNGLILEYLEDIPTERTSLRLAGYPVEVIEVADNMIKTVRVMPQFYKQSQ
- a CDS encoding cytochrome C assembly family protein is translated as MVIFSAAAIFFYCWAFYLVTSRLFHTDGPNRKLVVLVAAFAVSLHGAALSEAIITAEGQNFSLTNVISLVNWIIALAFTIVLIRIKVIVVVPVIYAFSIISVALLWLVPPEYIYHFEQYPEVLAHVILSLMAYSTLMIAALYAIQLAVIQHKLKSKQLIMSPAIPPLMTVEKQLYHLVVIGVILLSLALATGFIFLDDMFAEGKGHKAVLSIIAWFVYIAMLWQQYQIGVKVKTAVIYTLTGATLLSAGYFGARIVKELILS
- the ffh gene encoding signal recognition particle protein, whose translation is MFENLSDRLSRTLKNISGRGRLTEDNIKETLREVRMALLEADVALPVVREFVKSVKERAVGQEVAKSLTPGQVFVKIVQGELEKAMGESNEALDLSAQPPAVVMMAGLQGAGKTTSVAKLSKLLKERHKKSVLVVSADVYRPAAIKQLETLANEVDVQFFPSDISQKPIDIANAAIAHAKLKFIDVVIVDTAGRLHVDDAMMDEIKELHASINPVETLFTVDAMTGQDAANTAKAFNEALPLTGVVLTKVDGDARGGAALSIRHITGKPIKFLGVGEKTDALEPFHPDRVASRILGMGDVLSLVEEIERGVDKEKAMKLASKVKKGGKFDLEDFREQLAQMKNMGGMMNMIEKLPGVGQLPPEALAQVQDGKLTNQMEAIINSMTKAERARPDLIKGSRKRRIAAGSGTQIQDVNKLLKQFTQMQKMMKKMSSKGGMAKMMRGMQGMMPPGMKMPGR
- the rpsP gene encoding 30S ribosomal protein S16, producing MVTIRLARGGAKKRPFYNIVVTDSRNARDGRFIERLGFFNPLAKGQEETLRVDLDRVEHWVGTGAQLSDRVAKLIKDARKAAA
- the rimM gene encoding ribosome maturation factor RimM (Essential for efficient processing of 16S rRNA) produces the protein MSSNQQPVVLGKIGASHGVKGWMKITAYTDSVKGIFDYSPWLLKENGQWREVKVTDWRQQGKAVIASIEGIENREQAQLLTHCEIGVMPDEMQQLPEGEFYWKDLIGCEVINTKGYNMGKVEQLLETGSNDVLMVKANIKDAFGKKERLIPFVTEQFILEVKLPEKQILVDWEPDF
- the trmD gene encoding tRNA (guanosine(37)-N1)-methyltransferase TrmD produces the protein MWLGIITLFPEMFRAVTDFGVTGRAVKSGLLEVQLWNPRDFTHDKHRTVDDRPFGGGPGMLMMVQPLRDAIHAAKAAAGEGAKVIYLSPQGRKLTQNGVEELAENQKLILVCGRYEGIDERIIQQEVDEEWSIGDYVLSGGELPAMTLIDSVSRLVPGVLGKQASAEQDSFSDGLLDCPHYTRPETLDGVGVPKVLLSGNHKNIERWRHQQSLLRTLQRRPELFEKLALTDHQMALLSEVTSKTENK